Below is a window of Halomicrobium mukohataei DSM 12286 DNA.
AACGGACACGTGACAGGCTCCGGGAAGCGGTTGGCGTCAACGCTTTCCTCGCTATCGACGCGGAGATACCACTCGACGAGATGGACGCGGCGACACAGACGATCGAGTTCGCACGAGCAAGCAACGCAGTCGTCTTCGTCGCACCACTGGTCGGAAAGAACCTCGGCGTCGGGATCGAGGTGGGATCAGTGATGGAGGCTCTCGACGAGCAACAGCGTGAGCGGGTGGTATTTGTTCACGAAACAGGTGTTCGCAGTGCGATGATCGATGGTCTAGCACGCCGATGGGACGCGACGATCCTCACCTACGAGACCGAAGACGAACTGTTCGATCGGCTCCGGTACTTCGTCGCACAGGTGATGAACGCAGAGTACACTGGCGACCTC
It encodes the following:
- a CDS encoding DUF7509 family protein, whose amino-acid sequence is MRNRLLDTLSPVRYRRFLVYVMGPYKAFGVDDVVDDAGPFLEWDEDVGGEYDEEDVQALLERTRDRLREAVGVNAFLAIDAEIPLDEMDAATQTIEFARASNAVVFVAPLVGKNLGVGIEVGSVMEALDEQQRERVVFVHETGVRSAMIDGLARRWDATILTYETEDELFDRLRYFVAQVMNAEYTGDLPDLDE